In one window of Desulfonatronum thioautotrophicum DNA:
- a CDS encoding MogA/MoaB family molybdenum cofactor biosynthesis protein — MRLQSPVPVTIAEGQVLAVVCGPEPVAQNIRKAGLAERVEVTPALATLSASASTAGLRAVAGAVPVTSEFPGTHLVVETPPLPNVGAVMSRPGDPGGLLVVGKFRWPGSGPGRPSREGCWVQARQALYVEPGGHAWVVTKCGFSLAWITLSDKGYVGGREDQAGPLIAQLVDNNRGGPLLVAHAQGFLLPDDPKRLRALLTELALEQGYDLLVTTGGTGVAPRDTTPETTLAVIEKRLPGMEAAMLQTSLRKTPHAVISRAVVGILGQSLIINLPGSPKAVRENLEALLPALEHTLAKLHGDSTDCATPPSFSA, encoded by the coding sequence ATGCGACTTCAATCCCCGGTACCGGTGACCATTGCCGAGGGACAGGTGCTTGCCGTTGTTTGCGGTCCGGAGCCTGTCGCCCAGAACATCCGGAAGGCCGGGCTGGCTGAGCGGGTCGAGGTGACCCCGGCTCTTGCGACCCTTTCAGCTTCAGCGTCCACTGCTGGCCTGAGGGCTGTTGCGGGTGCTGTTCCGGTTACGAGCGAGTTTCCCGGGACGCACCTCGTGGTGGAAACACCCCCGTTGCCCAACGTGGGAGCCGTCATGAGCCGACCCGGCGATCCCGGCGGTTTGCTGGTTGTGGGCAAATTCCGGTGGCCCGGCTCCGGTCCCGGACGGCCAAGCCGTGAAGGCTGCTGGGTTCAGGCCCGGCAGGCGCTTTACGTGGAGCCTGGGGGGCATGCTTGGGTTGTTACGAAGTGCGGCTTCAGTCTGGCCTGGATCACGCTCAGCGACAAGGGATATGTCGGTGGCCGGGAGGATCAGGCCGGGCCGCTCATTGCCCAGCTGGTGGACAACAACCGGGGCGGCCCGCTGCTGGTGGCCCATGCCCAGGGTTTTTTATTGCCGGACGACCCCAAACGGCTGCGCGCGCTGCTGACGGAGTTGGCCCTGGAACAGGGCTATGATCTGCTGGTAACCACCGGGGGAACCGGTGTCGCTCCCCGCGACACGACCCCGGAAACCACCCTGGCTGTTATTGAAAAGCGGTTGCCCGGCATGGAAGCCGCGATGCTCCAGACCAGCCTGCGCAAGACGCCGCATGCCGTGATCTCCCGCGCCGTTGTCGGCATCCTCGGTCAATCCCTGATCATCAATCTTCCCGGTTCTCCCAAAGCGGTTCGGGAAAACCTTGAGGCGTTGTTGCCGGCCCTGGAGCATACCCTGGCCAAGCTCCACGGCGATTCCACGGACTGTGCAACGCCGCCTTCCTTTTCCGCATGA